In Arachis stenosperma cultivar V10309 chromosome 1, arast.V10309.gnm1.PFL2, whole genome shotgun sequence, one DNA window encodes the following:
- the LOC130937241 gene encoding uncharacterized protein LOC130937241, which translates to MKKLYRKGTVHPSPPVISDHHLAFLPPAILTLTVALSPQDLEVLAYLLTCPFSSSPSSSNPKPRRTTTTTTNNNGNSQKVVVEGNHPPLYNCGCFICYKIYWERWDNSPNQRRIHEIIDAYEAWLESNNEPPKNKKKDKRNKKGSYKSKPEQLALVSDEPMESAAESSKSGGAGRVDDEAGDGGGDVGVEGGEEKGPVRRLVSFIGDKIWGGWGQGQ; encoded by the coding sequence ATGAAGAAGCTCTATCGTAAAGGAACGGTGCATCCCTCGCCGCCGGTAATATCGGACCACCACCTCGCCTTCCTGCCACCCGCCATCCTCACTCTCACCGTCGCTCTTTCTCCTCAAGACTTAGAAGTCCTTGCTTATCTCCTAACATGTCCCTTTTCCTCTAGCCCCTCTTCCTCCAACCCCAAACCTCGCcgcaccaccaccaccaccaccaacaatAACGGCAACAGCCAGAAGGTGGTTGTGGAGGGTAACCATCCGCCTCTGTATAACTGCGGCTGCTTCATTTGCTACAAGATTTACTGGGAAAGGTGGGACAACTCTCCTAATCAACGACGCATACATGAAATTATCGACGCCTATGAGGCCTGGTTAGAGAGCAATAACGAGCCCccaaagaacaagaagaaagaCAAGAGGAACAAGAAGGGTTCTTATAAGAGCAAGCCCGAGCAGTTGGCGCTGGTATCTGATGAACCCATGGAATCTGCGGCGGAGAGTAGTAAAAGCGGCGGGGCTGGTCGTGTTGACGATGAAGCTGGTGACGGCGGCGGCGATGTTGGGGTTGAAGGTGGTGAGGAGAAAGGTCCAGTTAGGAGGTTAGTTAGTTTCATTGGAGACAAGATTTGGGGTGGTTGGGGTCAGGGGCAGTAG